A stretch of the Acanthopagrus latus isolate v.2019 chromosome 9, fAcaLat1.1, whole genome shotgun sequence genome encodes the following:
- the jagn1a gene encoding protein jagunal homolog 1-A produces MTSRVGPRAAGTNGSDFKHRERIAPQYQMSASLKSEIRKLNLVHLLIWLLVAAQVTVSQFELVSHDTVSTPYRWEYPYLLSLLPLLCSSLSLPKNNISYLVISMISAGLFSIAPLIYGGMEMFPVAQQLYRQGKAYRFIFGFSAVTIMYLIMVVAVQVHAWQLYYMKKLLDSWFNTTLEKKKK; encoded by the exons ATGACATCACGTGTGGGCCCTAGAGCTGCTGGCACCAATGGAAGTGacttcaaacacagagagaggataGCGCCACAGTACCAAATGAG TGCTTCCCTAAAGTCAGAGATACGGAAGTTAAACCTGGTCCATCTTCTCATCTGGCTGCTGGTGGCAGCACAAGTGACCGTCAGCCAATTCGAGCTGGTGTCACATGACACAGTGTCCACGCCATACCGGTGGGAGTACCCCTACCTTCTCAgcctcctgcctctgctctgcagcagcctaTCTCTTCCAAAGAACAATATCAGTTACCTGGTCATATCCATGATCAGCGCAGGGTTGTTCTCCATAGCGCCCCTCATATATGGTGGAATGGAGATGTTTCCTGTAGCGCAGCAACTGTACCGCCAAGGAAAGGCCTACCGCTTCATTTTTGGCTTCTCTGCAGTGACTATTATGTACCTCATCATGGTGGTTGCTGTTCAGGTGCATGCATGGCAGTTGTATTACATGAAGAAGCTGTTAGACTCATGGTTTAACACCactctggagaagaagaagaaataa
- the col8a1a gene encoding collagen, type VIII, alpha 1a has product MPPLPVPLLTLLQLVALTCVSSGAFYGHKQHPQPYQPMQHLQHMGMGKEGYPQQQYLGKEVPFMQYPHYRKELPQMPMHKGKETGRKGGTYNGGQDKGQTIPSGAEGIPQGEPGPAGPPGPEGPPGPPGPPGNGQPGPAGRPGIPGPPGVPGTGKPGLPGLPGKPGGNGDAGPQGEMGPRGEEGPAGQPGPQGLPGPPGLPGIGKPGVQGLPGQPGPKGEPGHKGLPGLPGLPGPKGDKGMGQPGQPGHKGLPGLPGPAGPRGLPGFGKPGLNGAPGPQGPPGDKGHPGEQGPTGLPGEGGQPGPPGVPGQGKPGQNGLPGQPGMPGGKGHPGPPGLPGKPGLPGFGKPGMLGPKGDKGMGGPPGSPGPKGDKGHSGLPGMLGPPGPNGPPGSPGPMGPPGGLGAPGLKGDCGEGGPKGLAGAKGDPGPSGLPGKDGLPGEIGEPGPRGPPGPTGAKGDGGHKGLSGTPGPPGLPGPKGQGGLPGELGPQGPKGIPGMDGAAGPIGPPGLPGPKGDRGQPGSPGIAGEGIPGLIGPTGPPGKDGQAGPRGQPGQPGPPGPPGPPGEAGLSPDMAGVLSQMGPGLDGVKAGTYGKKGKFGGNGAEVMGASGLEMPAFTAVVTTPFPPVGTPVVFDKLLYNGRQNYNPETGIFTCDMPGIYYFAYHFHCKGANVWVALMRNNEPVMYTYDEYKKGFLDQASGSAVLPLQPGDTVYVQLPSDQAAGLYAGQYVHSSFSGFLLYPM; this is encoded by the exons ATGCCTCCCCTCCCTGTCCCCCTCTTGACACTGCTACAGCTTGTAGCACTGACTTGTGTGAGCAGTGGAGCTTTCTACGGACACAAGCAACACCCTCAGCCGTACCAGCCAATGCAGCACCTCCAACACATGGGCATGGGTAAAGAAGGCTATCCCCAACAACAGTACCTTGGAAAGGAGGTGCCCTTTATGCAGTATCCCCACTACAGGAAGGAGCTTCCTCAGATGCCCATGCATAAAGGCAAAGAAACTGGTCGCAAAGGGGGCACCTATAATGGTGGCCAAGACAAAG GTCAGACAATCCCAAGTGGTGCTGAAGGAATTCCCCAAGGAGAGCCAGGACCAGCTGGGCCACCTGGCCCAGAGGGACCTCCAGGACCTCCTGGACCACCAGGTAATGGGCAACCGGGACCTGCAGGACGCCCCGGGATCCCCGGTCCACCAGGAGTGCCTGGAACAGGCAAACCAGGTTTGCCAGGACTGCCAGGCAAGCCAGGAGGAAATGGTGATGCTGGGCCACAAGGAGAAATGGGCCCAAGGGGAGAAGAAGGGCCAGCTGGTCAGCCAGGGCCTCAGGGTCTTCCAGGACCACCTGGTCTACCAGGAATAGGTAAGCCAGGGGTGCAAGGATTACCAGGCCAACCAGGGCCCAAAGGGGAGCCGGGTCACAAAGGTCTGCCAGGACTTCCTGGATTACCTGGACCCAAAGGAGACAAGGGTATGGGTCAGCCCGGACAACCTGGTCACAAAGGGCTCCCAGGGCTCCCAGGACCTGCTGGCCCAAGGGGGCTGCCTGGCTTTGGAAAACCTGGATTAAATGGGGCACCAGGGCCTCAAGGACCACCAGGTGACAAAGGACACCCTGGAGAGCAAGGACCAACGGGGCTACCTGGTGAAGGAGGACAGCCTGGTCCTCCTGGTGTACCTGGTCAAGGGAAGCCAGGCCAAAATGGCCTGCCAGGACAGCCAGGCATGCCAGGTGGGAAAGGTCATCCCGGACCACCAGGTTTGCCAGGAAAACCTGGGTTACCTGGATTTGGTAAACCAGGAATGCTAGGACCAAAGGGTGATAAAGGTATGGGTGGGCCACCTGGATCTCCAGGACCAAAGGGAGATAAAGGCCATAGTGGACTACCTGGTATGCTTGGTCCCCCTGGGCCAAATGGCCCACCTGGTTCTCCAGGTCCCATGGGACCCCCAGGAGGTCTAGGTGCACCTGGTCTCAAAGGAGACTGTGGAGAAGGAGGACCTAAAGGACTTGCTGGTGCTAAGGGTGACCCAGGTCCCTCTGGGTTACCTGGCAAGGATGGTCTGCCTGGAGAGATTGGGGAGCCAGGACCAAGAGGTCCACCTGGGCCAACTGGTGCCAAAGGAGATGGTGGGCACAAAGGTCTATCTGGTACACCTGGTCCTCCTGGACTTCCTGGGCCAAAGGGACAAGGTGGACTACCTGGTGAGTTAGGACCTCAAGGTCCTAAAGGAATCCCTGGAATGGATGGTGCAGCAGGACCAATTGGGCCTCCTGGCCTTCCAGGGCCAAAAGGAGATCGTGGTCAACCTGGTTCACCAGGCATTGCAGGTGAAGGGATTCCAGGTCTTATCGGTCCCACTGGACCACCAGGGAAAGATGGCCAAGCAGGACCCCGTGGACAACCAGGTCAGCCCGGACCTCCTGGACCACCAGGCCCACCAGGAGAAGCTGGTCTGTCTCCTGACATGGCTGGAGTGCTCTCACAGATGGGCCCTGGACTAGATGGCGTTAAGGCTGGTACTTATGGTAAGAAGGGCAAGTTTGGAGGCAATGGGGCAGAAGTGATGGGTGCCAGTGGGTTGGAAATGCCAGCATTCACAGCTGTAGTAACAACTCCCTTTCCACCTGTGGGCACTCCAGTCGTCTTTGACAAGCTCTTGTACAATGGTCGCCAAAACTACAACCCCGAGACAGGAATATTCACCTGTGATATGCCTGGCATTTATTATTTTGCCTACCACTTTCATTGCAAAGGAGCTAATGTGTGGGTGGCTTTGATGAGGAACAATGAGCCAGTGATGTATACATATGATGAGTACAAAAAGGGTTTCCTAGATCAAGCATCAGGGAGTGCAGTATTACCTCTCCAACCTGGAGACACTGTGTATGTTCAGCTGCCTTCGGATCAGGCTGCAGGACTTTATGCTGGGCAGTATGTGCACTCCTCCTTTTCCGGGTTTTTGTTATATCCGATGTAA